The Mucilaginibacter terrenus genome has a segment encoding these proteins:
- a CDS encoding carboxypeptidase-like regulatory domain-containing protein produces the protein MAQNGLIIGKLTSAVTKSAVANASVFLSNASYGTASAEDGSFTLRGVKPGQYNLVVTVIGFEEYSKEVLVGSGPINMQIELTPKVMMMRQVTIISNADWKKNYEQFKKEFIGVNDNAKLCKVVNPRVLDLVYFRKKQTLEASSDEFLIVENAALGYRTKFLLNSFSSDGISHTIYYSGKALFEDLPGSEAQKKKWKAKREEAYYGSPQHFYRSLYRNKLASEGFVMYNYTREPNPNRPPEELVLRKLKQYREVNRDSALYWYNQQQVPKWWHENLIKPPLTSSNVVRSTPSEGIFAITFPAYLYVVYTKKHEEEQFRDIYRPLDMENFETSVITLNSKHYAIFDMNGIVVAESPLYEGTWSKAKLANMLPVDYEPGD, from the coding sequence ATGGCGCAAAATGGTTTGATAATCGGTAAACTTACCAGCGCAGTAACTAAAAGCGCTGTTGCTAATGCCAGCGTGTTTCTCAGCAATGCCAGCTACGGCACAGCCTCTGCCGAGGACGGCAGCTTCACTCTAAGAGGTGTAAAGCCGGGGCAGTACAACCTTGTGGTAACGGTGATCGGCTTTGAAGAGTATTCTAAAGAAGTGTTGGTGGGCTCCGGGCCGATAAATATGCAGATAGAACTCACTCCCAAGGTGATGATGATGCGGCAGGTGACTATCATCAGCAATGCCGACTGGAAGAAAAACTACGAGCAGTTCAAGAAAGAATTCATCGGCGTAAATGATAACGCCAAGCTGTGCAAGGTTGTGAATCCCCGGGTTCTGGACCTGGTATACTTTCGTAAGAAACAAACCCTTGAAGCGTCTTCAGATGAGTTCCTGATTGTAGAAAATGCTGCTTTAGGCTACCGCACCAAGTTCCTCCTCAATAGCTTTAGCAGCGACGGTATATCGCACACTATTTACTATTCGGGCAAGGCTTTGTTCGAGGATCTGCCCGGCAGCGAGGCGCAGAAAAAGAAATGGAAAGCAAAACGTGAGGAAGCTTACTACGGTTCGCCGCAGCACTTTTATCGGTCGTTATACAGGAATAAACTTGCCAGCGAGGGTTTTGTAATGTACAACTACACCCGCGAACCCAACCCAAACCGCCCTCCGGAAGAACTGGTACTGCGTAAGCTAAAGCAATACCGCGAGGTTAACCGCGACTCTGCTTTGTATTGGTATAACCAGCAACAGGTGCCAAAATGGTGGCATGAGAATTTGATAAAACCTCCGCTTACGTCGTCTAATGTGGTGAGGAGTACACCAAGTGAGGGAATCTTTGCCATAACTTTCCCGGCTTACTTGTATGTGGTTTACACTAAAAAGCATGAGGAAGAGCAGTTCAGGGACATATACCGGCCGTTGGACATGGAAAATTTTGAGACCAGCGTAATCACACTCAACAGCAAGCACTACGCCATCTTCGACATGAACGGAATTGTTGTTGCCGAAAGTCCGCTTTATGAAGGTACCTGGTCTAAAGCCAAACTCGCCAACATGCTTCCGGTGGATTATGAGCCGGGCGATTAG
- a CDS encoding NUDIX domain-containing protein, translated as MPKQSAGILPFRIHHNTLQVFLVHPGGPFWKNKDAGVWSIAKGEYEDNEEPIDAAKREFTEETGQTIDGEFTDIGYVKYKNGKVVRAWAVAADVDEQNITSNVFKLEWPPKSGKMIDVEEVDRAGWFDVSTAKEKIIPAQAELIANLQKLLDSNR; from the coding sequence ATGCCAAAACAAAGTGCCGGTATCCTGCCGTTCCGTATTCATCATAACACCCTGCAGGTGTTCCTGGTTCATCCGGGAGGGCCTTTCTGGAAAAACAAAGACGCAGGCGTATGGTCAATAGCTAAAGGCGAGTACGAAGACAACGAAGAACCAATTGATGCTGCAAAACGCGAATTCACTGAAGAAACGGGGCAAACCATTGATGGTGAATTTACAGATATTGGATATGTTAAATACAAGAATGGCAAAGTAGTACGTGCCTGGGCGGTGGCCGCCGATGTTGATGAGCAAAACATTACAAGCAACGTATTTAAACTGGAGTGGCCGCCAAAATCAGGCAAGATGATTGATGTGGAAGAAGTGGATCGCGCCGGGTGGTTTGATGTGTCGACAGCAAAAGAAAAGATTATCCCCGCACAAGCCGAACTGATAGCGAATTTACAAAAGTTGTTGGACAGCAACCGCTAA
- a CDS encoding SRPBCC family protein: MEDIRWKQFKLCGDYRADLRSVYLAWATPGGLESWFLRKADFFSIAMRKRQADEQISKDDTYQWHWHGYDNDVVERGSVLEANGKDQLKFTFTQNTTVTVSLSTRNGLTIVELVQEDIPQEPDPTKNLLVQCQIGWTFYLTNLKSVLEGGKDLRNRRIDLPSCFK, translated from the coding sequence ATGGAAGACATCCGCTGGAAACAATTTAAACTTTGCGGCGATTACCGCGCCGATTTGCGCAGTGTTTATCTTGCATGGGCAACGCCTGGCGGACTGGAGAGCTGGTTTCTGCGTAAAGCAGATTTCTTTTCTATAGCAATGCGCAAACGCCAGGCTGATGAACAGATTTCAAAAGATGATACCTATCAATGGCATTGGCACGGTTACGATAACGATGTGGTAGAGCGCGGAAGTGTGCTGGAAGCGAACGGAAAAGATCAGCTTAAATTCACCTTCACCCAAAACACCACCGTTACGGTTAGCCTAAGTACCCGAAACGGCCTTACCATAGTGGAACTTGTGCAGGAAGATATACCACAGGAACCCGACCCGACAAAAAACTTGCTGGTACAGTGCCAAATTGGATGGACTTTTTATCTAACAAATCTAAAATCTGTACTGGAAGGAGGGAAGGACCTCCGCAACAGGCGCATAGACCTGCCAAGCTGCTTTAAATAG
- a CDS encoding riboflavin synthase, whose product MFTGIIETLGKITDLKQEQGNLHITVESSIANELKIDQSVAHNGVCLTVVAVTDGTHTVTAIEETLNKTSLGHLQIGEPVNLERCMQMNARLDGHIVQGHVDQTAVCTNFTELEGSWEYTFEYDAAIGNVTVEKGSICVNGISLTVVNSGPNYFSVAIIPYTYEHTNLHNVRQGSVVNLEFDVIGKYVARLMQR is encoded by the coding sequence ATGTTCACAGGTATAATTGAGACGCTGGGTAAGATAACTGATTTGAAACAGGAACAGGGCAACCTGCACATCACCGTTGAATCTTCTATAGCTAACGAGTTGAAAATAGATCAGTCTGTAGCGCATAATGGCGTGTGCCTCACAGTTGTTGCCGTAACCGACGGTACACACACCGTTACGGCGATCGAAGAAACGCTGAACAAAACCTCGTTAGGGCACCTGCAAATTGGTGAGCCGGTGAACCTGGAACGTTGCATGCAAATGAATGCCCGGCTGGATGGGCACATTGTGCAGGGCCACGTAGACCAAACCGCGGTATGCACCAATTTTACCGAATTGGAGGGCAGCTGGGAATATACCTTTGAGTACGACGCTGCCATTGGCAATGTTACGGTAGAAAAAGGTTCTATCTGCGTTAATGGTATAAGCCTTACGGTTGTCAACTCCGGACCTAACTATTTTTCAGTGGCCATTATCCCGTACACCTACGAGCATACCAACCTGCATAATGTGCGCCAGGGAAGTGTTGTAAACCTGGAGTTTGACGTTATTGGAAAGTACGTTGCCCGCTTAATGCAGCGCTAA
- a CDS encoding tetratricopeptide repeat protein, translating to MKNITSALLLTCLSLAVSAQTKVDDGRLLDYYQTQRFAEASAYLKSVYTEPVTDKKALSQLAYTSNMAGNLPDAERYYQRIYDADSSNTGVLLSLAGINLRRGNNTKAENYYLQLIKRDSSNFLVYKQLARIKQEKGDIAGNIGYLQKANKLNPTEPDVASDLAEMYINLKMTPAAEKVLNVATAADPENIVLLESLMKLTYAQKKWQETVDACLKLIKAGSESSMIKTKLAVSYYNLKNYTCGVETLAEIPGIGQNEFTYYYSAMCFKALKDNKQAIVFLNKAITDGISPSIASYYGEIADSNEKLIRYKKAIAAYQKALQFDENPMLYYSLANLYETYLKDKPSAVRYYKKYLATKPPLVQKDYIAYATSQVEKGK from the coding sequence ATGAAAAACATCACCTCTGCCCTGTTACTTACCTGCCTGTCGTTAGCGGTATCTGCGCAAACCAAAGTAGACGACGGCCGGCTGTTAGATTATTACCAAACACAACGCTTTGCCGAAGCCTCAGCATATTTGAAGTCGGTGTATACAGAGCCCGTTACCGATAAAAAAGCATTGTCGCAGTTGGCGTACACGTCGAACATGGCAGGTAACCTACCGGATGCAGAACGGTACTACCAGCGCATATATGATGCAGACTCCAGCAACACGGGCGTACTGCTTAGCCTTGCCGGCATAAACCTGCGCCGGGGGAACAATACTAAAGCAGAAAATTATTACTTACAGCTTATAAAAAGAGACAGCTCCAACTTTTTGGTTTACAAGCAGCTCGCCCGCATTAAGCAGGAGAAAGGCGATATAGCCGGCAACATAGGGTACCTGCAAAAAGCAAATAAGCTGAACCCCACGGAACCGGATGTAGCATCTGACCTGGCGGAGATGTACATTAACCTGAAGATGACCCCGGCGGCAGAAAAGGTGCTTAATGTAGCCACAGCTGCCGACCCGGAAAATATTGTACTGCTGGAAAGCCTGATGAAGCTTACTTATGCACAAAAGAAATGGCAGGAAACAGTAGATGCTTGTTTAAAGCTGATAAAAGCAGGCAGTGAATCTAGCATGATAAAAACCAAGCTGGCGGTATCTTATTACAACCTAAAAAACTACACCTGTGGCGTGGAGACCCTTGCGGAAATACCTGGAATTGGCCAAAATGAATTCACTTATTATTATTCGGCCATGTGCTTCAAAGCACTTAAGGATAACAAACAGGCTATTGTGTTTCTTAATAAGGCTATAACCGATGGCATATCTCCCAGCATAGCATCTTACTACGGCGAGATAGCAGATAGTAATGAAAAGCTCATCAGGTATAAAAAGGCAATAGCAGCCTACCAAAAAGCACTGCAGTTCGACGAGAACCCAATGCTTTACTACTCGCTGGCAAACTTATACGAAACCTATCTTAAAGATAAACCCAGCGCGGTAAGGTATTATAAGAAATACCTCGCAACAAAGCCGCCACTAGTGCAAAAGGATTATATAGCCTACGCCACCAGCCAGGTAGAAAAAGGCAAATAA
- a CDS encoding alpha/beta hydrolase family protein, whose translation MYKKPFLLTLLLLPLCCLAQQIKIGERTFKFNDTLRHRPLTTEVWYPTTDAREPFEIPNYPFVHVNTVREAKLPNAKCPLVLISHGTGGSRMTLEWLADALVAKGFIVAAVDHWGNTYDNKIALNFVTPWERPRDISFVLTQLLQHQELSKVIDEKRIGAAGFSIGGYTVIALAGAALNLDALIKFSGTPQGIKEMTIPEYPNLSASLDEGAVRASFKNSPDLKDNRIRAFFAMSPAAGQGMPDRKSVRRIKSPLFIVGAQSDSICPVTTNAGWYHKLISPSKLYIVPGKTGHYVFLNEAVGDTKKQGGILFNDDAAVNRRAVHDKVAAIAVSFFSESLN comes from the coding sequence ATGTACAAAAAGCCTTTCTTACTCACGCTCTTGCTCTTGCCTTTATGCTGCCTGGCGCAGCAAATAAAAATTGGTGAGCGTACTTTTAAATTTAACGATACACTGAGGCACCGGCCATTAACAACGGAAGTATGGTACCCTACTACCGATGCCCGGGAACCATTTGAGATACCTAACTACCCCTTTGTGCATGTAAATACCGTTAGGGAAGCAAAGCTGCCGAATGCCAAGTGCCCGCTCGTGCTAATATCTCACGGCACCGGCGGCAGCCGTATGACCTTAGAGTGGCTTGCAGATGCGCTTGTGGCTAAAGGTTTTATTGTAGCCGCGGTAGATCATTGGGGAAATACTTACGACAATAAAATTGCATTAAACTTTGTTACGCCATGGGAACGGCCGCGAGATATCAGCTTTGTGTTGACGCAACTACTGCAACACCAGGAACTAAGCAAAGTAATAGATGAAAAGCGGATTGGCGCAGCAGGCTTTTCTATTGGTGGTTATACCGTTATAGCCCTTGCCGGTGCAGCGCTTAACCTTGATGCGCTTATTAAGTTTTCCGGCACACCACAGGGCATTAAAGAAATGACCATACCAGAATATCCTAACCTGTCTGCATCGCTGGATGAAGGCGCTGTAAGAGCCTCATTCAAAAATAGCCCTGATCTTAAAGATAATCGTATCAGGGCATTTTTTGCCATGTCGCCAGCGGCGGGGCAAGGTATGCCCGATAGAAAGAGTGTGCGGAGAATTAAGTCACCCTTATTTATCGTTGGTGCGCAGAGCGATAGCATCTGCCCGGTAACTACAAATGCCGGTTGGTACCATAAACTTATCTCACCATCTAAACTATACATTGTGCCGGGCAAAACAGGACATTACGTATTTCTGAACGAAGCTGTGGGAGATACCAAAAAACAGGGAGGTATTTTATTTAACGATGACGCTGCCGTGAACAGGCGTGCGGTGCATGATAAGGTAGCGGCAATAGCAGTAAGTTTCTTTAGCGAAAGCTTAAATTAA
- a CDS encoding Crp/Fnr family transcriptional regulator has protein sequence MYALLKQNLAERLPHFTDEQVNNFCSYFKAKTVKRNEILLHAGDVCPYLYFVNTGCLRVYMLDAAGRESTRFLITEDRFGTAFPSFNLQEPSLAYIQSIEAGEVLFIDHRSFNSLFDVFPGWERVYRIAIEKDYIASIKRIESLITMDATQRYNNLLATQPTLIQRLPSKIIADYLGISQETLSRLKSKK, from the coding sequence ATGTACGCCCTGCTGAAACAAAACCTTGCTGAACGCCTGCCGCATTTTACTGATGAACAGGTTAATAACTTCTGCAGTTATTTCAAGGCAAAAACAGTTAAACGTAACGAAATACTTTTGCATGCGGGTGACGTATGCCCGTACCTATACTTTGTAAATACAGGTTGCTTACGTGTGTACATGCTGGATGCAGCAGGTCGCGAGTCTACCCGGTTTTTAATTACCGAGGACAGGTTTGGTACAGCATTCCCCAGTTTTAATTTACAGGAGCCATCGTTAGCTTACATCCAGAGCATTGAGGCGGGCGAGGTACTTTTTATAGATCATCGCAGCTTCAATAGCCTTTTTGATGTTTTCCCGGGTTGGGAACGCGTGTACCGTATCGCCATCGAAAAGGATTATATAGCCTCTATCAAACGGATAGAAAGTTTAATTACCATGGATGCTACGCAGCGTTACAATAATCTCCTGGCCACCCAACCTACACTGATACAGCGGCTGCCGTCAAAGATCATTGCCGATTATCTGGGTATCTCACAAGAGACCCTGAGCCGTTTAAAATCTAAAAAGTAA
- a CDS encoding ABC transporter ATP-binding protein, with amino-acid sequence MARGRLNSGAKAEAELPKAKIDKQTLRKIGKLVSYIKPYRGKFIGGLLFLIISSLVGLAFPGFFGALIDASQGIQRFTFIPANLATIGKIAVVVLFLQGFVSFFRITWFVQVAENALAALRRDTYFKLVTLPMNFFANRRVGELNSRISADLSQIQDTLTTTLAEIIRQVIIMIGGIILLMVISIKLTIALLVVLPILIVVAIVFGKFIRKLSRQAQDQLAESNTIVEETLQGIANVKAFVNEAFEAGRYQKNLQNVVTLAVKGAKYRGLFGAFIVFCLFGTVFCEIWYGSYLVSIHDRGLTFGQLTNFIIYAAFISAAMGSLPDLYANLQKAVGASERVLEILEETGEPVSINAIENAIVQKISGNLSFQNVEFSYPSRPEVKVLHGVSFNADAGQKVAIVGPSGSGKSTMAALVLQFYHPQGGTILFDGKPAADYALTDIRNQVAIVPQDVLLFGGTILENIAYGKLSASKEDIIQAAKRANADQFITSFPEGYDTVVGERGVKLSGGQRQRIAIARALLKNPAILILDEATSSLDSESERLVQEALEELMKGRTSIIIAHRLSTIREADKIIVLEKGVIIESGTHQELVANEQGLYRYLSQLQYDAVQS; translated from the coding sequence ATGGCAAGAGGACGATTGAATAGCGGCGCAAAAGCTGAAGCAGAACTACCTAAAGCAAAGATTGATAAACAAACCCTTCGCAAAATTGGCAAGCTGGTAAGTTATATTAAACCGTACCGGGGTAAATTCATAGGCGGCTTACTGTTTCTGATCATCTCCAGCCTGGTTGGGCTAGCATTCCCGGGCTTTTTTGGAGCGCTGATTGACGCATCTCAAGGTATACAACGCTTCACTTTTATTCCAGCTAACTTGGCAACCATAGGTAAAATAGCTGTTGTTGTACTGTTTTTACAAGGATTTGTTTCTTTTTTCAGGATAACGTGGTTTGTGCAGGTAGCCGAGAACGCGCTTGCTGCGCTGAGGCGTGATACCTATTTCAAACTGGTAACATTGCCGATGAACTTTTTTGCTAACCGCAGGGTTGGCGAACTGAACAGCCGTATATCGGCAGATCTTTCGCAGATACAAGATACACTTACCACAACCTTGGCTGAAATTATAAGACAGGTGATCATCATGATCGGTGGTATTATCCTGCTAATGGTAATTTCTATTAAGCTTACTATAGCGTTGTTAGTGGTGCTTCCTATCCTTATTGTAGTTGCAATAGTATTCGGAAAATTCATCAGGAAACTATCCCGGCAGGCTCAGGATCAACTGGCAGAGTCTAACACTATTGTAGAAGAGACTTTACAAGGCATTGCTAACGTAAAGGCATTTGTTAACGAAGCTTTTGAAGCCGGAAGATATCAGAAGAACTTACAGAATGTAGTTACGTTGGCAGTTAAGGGTGCAAAATATCGCGGCTTATTTGGAGCATTTATAGTATTTTGCCTCTTCGGTACTGTTTTCTGCGAAATATGGTACGGCTCTTACCTGGTGTCTATACATGATCGGGGATTAACCTTTGGCCAGCTAACTAACTTTATAATTTACGCAGCATTTATCAGTGCAGCAATGGGTAGCCTGCCCGACTTGTATGCCAACCTGCAGAAAGCCGTGGGCGCCAGTGAACGTGTGCTGGAGATTTTGGAAGAAACTGGTGAACCGGTCTCTATAAACGCCATTGAAAATGCCATTGTACAAAAGATAAGCGGCAATCTTTCATTCCAAAACGTTGAGTTCTCTTATCCGTCCCGGCCTGAAGTTAAAGTTTTACACGGTGTAAGTTTTAACGCCGATGCAGGGCAGAAAGTAGCTATTGTTGGGCCAAGCGGCTCAGGTAAATCTACTATGGCGGCGCTTGTTCTTCAGTTCTATCATCCGCAGGGCGGCACCATTTTATTCGATGGGAAGCCTGCAGCTGATTATGCGCTTACAGATATCCGCAACCAGGTGGCCATTGTACCGCAGGATGTGCTGCTTTTTGGCGGCACCATACTGGAGAACATCGCCTATGGCAAACTTAGTGCAAGCAAAGAGGACATTATACAAGCTGCCAAACGCGCAAATGCCGATCAATTTATCACCTCTTTTCCCGAGGGATATGATACAGTTGTTGGCGAACGTGGTGTCAAACTCTCCGGCGGTCAACGCCAGCGTATTGCTATCGCACGCGCATTGTTGAAAAATCCGGCTATTTTGATCCTGGATGAAGCTACCTCTTCTCTCGACTCTGAGTCGGAGCGCTTGGTACAAGAGGCCTTAGAGGAGTTAATGAAAGGCCGCACTTCTATCATCATCGCCCATCGTTTATCTACTATACGTGAAGCAGATAAGATCATCGTGCTGGAAAAAGGCGTTATCATAGAAAGCGGGACTCATCAGGAGTTGGTAGCGAACGAACAAGGCCTATACAGGTACCTTAGCCAGTTACAGTACGACGCAGTGCAGAGTTAA
- a CDS encoding SAM hydrolase/SAM-dependent halogenase family protein, with protein MAIITLTTDLGDKDIYQAALKGSILKLLPSVNIVDITNNVAAFNVQQAAFILKNSFYYFPEETVHLIGIDTVYNTYTRYLAIRYKNHYFVGADNGIFSLMFDSQPEDIFEINIMQDLKFLHFPLADIFVKAACHLANGGTLAEIGLPVTEVENKMNLQPTVDRNQIKGIVIYIDSFQNVITNITKDFFNRVQQGRRFVLYFKRNETISQLSWHYNEVPEGEKLCLFGISDHLEIAINKGNASGLLGLNLGDSVIIDFQ; from the coding sequence ATGGCAATTATAACTTTAACTACCGACTTGGGCGATAAAGACATTTATCAGGCAGCCCTTAAAGGTAGCATCTTAAAGTTGCTCCCAAGCGTAAATATTGTTGATATCACCAATAATGTGGCTGCCTTTAATGTGCAGCAGGCGGCGTTCATTCTAAAAAACAGTTTTTATTACTTTCCGGAAGAAACTGTGCACCTGATTGGTATCGATACGGTGTATAACACCTATACCCGCTACCTTGCAATACGTTACAAAAACCACTACTTTGTTGGGGCAGATAACGGCATTTTTTCGCTGATGTTCGACTCACAGCCGGAGGATATCTTCGAGATAAATATTATGCAGGATCTTAAATTTCTACATTTCCCTCTTGCCGATATATTCGTTAAAGCTGCGTGTCATCTTGCTAACGGCGGCACTCTTGCCGAGATAGGCCTGCCGGTTACCGAGGTGGAAAACAAAATGAACCTTCAGCCAACTGTCGACCGTAATCAAATAAAAGGAATAGTTATTTATATCGACTCCTTTCAAAACGTGATTACCAATATCACTAAAGATTTCTTCAATCGTGTCCAGCAAGGGCGGCGGTTCGTGCTGTATTTTAAACGGAATGAAACTATCAGTCAGCTTAGCTGGCACTATAATGAGGTTCCCGAAGGTGAAAAACTTTGCCTTTTCGGCATAAGCGATCACCTGGAAATAGCCATAAATAAAGGAAACGCCAGCGGTTTGCTGGGATTAAATTTGGGTGATAGTGTGATTATTGACTTTCAATAG
- a CDS encoding PhoH family protein — protein sequence MNELKISLEHIDPAVLWGPNNDHFEIIKKQYPKLKIVARGSDVKVLGDENELAIFQDKFNHLVQHVEKFQNLTSIDVERILGAKPAPASATSEGAPADKFASGEVLVFGPNGIMVRARTTNQRRMVDSINKSDILFAIGPAGTGKTYTAVALAVRALKNKEIKRIILTRPAVEAGENLGFLPGDLKEKIDPYLRPLYDALDDMIPAEKLKLYLENRTIEIAPLAFMRGRTLDNCFVILDEAQNATDMQLKMFLTRMGPSAKFIVTGDVTQIDLPKKQQSGLYTALRILTDIKGIDIVYLSGEDVVRHKLVRRILEAYGDIQ from the coding sequence TTGAACGAGCTAAAAATTTCACTTGAACACATAGATCCCGCTGTACTGTGGGGACCAAATAACGACCATTTCGAGATCATTAAAAAGCAATACCCTAAGCTTAAAATAGTTGCACGCGGCAGCGACGTAAAAGTTTTAGGGGATGAAAATGAGCTTGCCATTTTTCAAGATAAATTCAATCACCTGGTACAACACGTAGAAAAATTTCAAAATCTAACTTCAATAGACGTAGAGCGTATACTTGGTGCAAAACCAGCACCTGCATCTGCTACCAGTGAGGGTGCACCTGCAGATAAGTTTGCCAGCGGCGAAGTACTGGTATTTGGCCCCAATGGCATTATGGTGCGCGCGCGTACCACCAACCAGCGCCGCATGGTGGATAGCATAAACAAGAGCGACATACTTTTTGCTATCGGACCCGCAGGTACAGGTAAAACCTATACAGCTGTAGCTTTAGCGGTAAGGGCGCTGAAAAATAAGGAGATCAAGCGTATTATCCTTACCCGACCGGCGGTAGAAGCAGGGGAGAACCTTGGTTTTCTACCCGGTGATCTTAAAGAAAAAATAGACCCTTATCTGCGCCCATTATATGACGCGCTGGATGATATGATCCCTGCAGAAAAGCTAAAGCTTTACCTGGAAAACCGCACTATTGAAATTGCTCCGCTCGCATTTATGCGTGGCCGTACCCTGGATAACTGTTTTGTAATATTGGATGAAGCGCAGAACGCTACCGATATGCAGCTGAAGATGTTTCTTACACGTATGGGCCCTTCGGCAAAGTTTATTGTTACGGGAGATGTTACACAGATAGACCTTCCTAAAAAGCAGCAGTCTGGCTTATACACTGCTTTGCGTATACTTACAGATATTAAAGGTATAGACATTGTGTACCTAAGCGGAGAGGACGTAGTGCGCCATAAACTGGTACGACGCATACTGGAGGCTTACGGTGACATACAATAA
- a CDS encoding phosphoribosylaminoimidazolesuccinocarboxamide synthase has product MNAIKETKFGFEGQTAFYKGKVRDVYTIKDKYLAMVVTDRISAFDVVLPEPIPYKGQVLNQIAAKFLKATEDILPNWVISTPDPSVTIGRICEPFKVEMVIRGYLAGHAAREYAAGKRTLCGVTLPEGLKENDKLPEPIITPTTKASVGHDEDISREDILAKGIVTEADYVQLEDFTRKLFARGTEIAAGQGLILVDTKYEFGKVADQIYLIDEIHTPDSSRYFYSDGYEQRQQNNEPQKQLSKEFVRKWLIDNGFQGKDGQIVPEMTREIVLSISERYIELYQQITGEAFVKPGDEDVLQRVERNINSALLEL; this is encoded by the coding sequence ATGAACGCTATAAAAGAAACAAAATTTGGATTTGAAGGGCAAACTGCCTTCTATAAAGGTAAGGTAAGAGACGTTTATACTATTAAGGATAAGTACCTGGCAATGGTAGTTACAGATCGAATTTCTGCCTTCGACGTTGTTTTACCAGAGCCGATACCGTACAAGGGACAAGTACTCAACCAAATAGCAGCTAAATTCCTGAAAGCTACGGAAGATATTTTACCTAACTGGGTGATAAGCACGCCTGACCCAAGCGTTACTATTGGCCGTATATGCGAACCGTTTAAGGTAGAGATGGTTATACGCGGTTATCTGGCCGGCCACGCAGCGCGTGAATACGCTGCCGGCAAACGCACACTTTGTGGTGTTACCCTGCCAGAAGGCTTAAAGGAGAACGACAAATTGCCTGAACCGATCATAACCCCAACCACAAAAGCGTCAGTTGGCCATGATGAGGATATTTCCCGTGAGGACATATTAGCTAAAGGCATTGTTACTGAGGCTGATTATGTACAACTGGAAGACTTCACCCGTAAATTGTTTGCTCGTGGTACAGAGATCGCCGCAGGGCAGGGGCTTATTCTGGTTGATACCAAATATGAGTTTGGCAAAGTAGCCGACCAGATATATTTGATTGACGAAATACACACGCCTGATTCGTCCCGCTACTTCTACAGCGACGGTTATGAGCAGCGCCAGCAAAATAACGAGCCTCAGAAACAACTATCTAAAGAGTTTGTAAGAAAGTGGCTTATTGACAATGGCTTCCAGGGGAAAGACGGGCAAATTGTCCCGGAGATGACCCGCGAGATTGTACTATCTATATCAGAAAGGTATATCGAACTTTACCAGCAAATTACGGGTGAAGCCTTTGTTAAACCTGGGGATGAAGACGTGTTACAACGGGTAGAACGCAATATAAACAGCGCACTGCTGGAACTCTAA